From Thermodesulfobacteriota bacterium, a single genomic window includes:
- a CDS encoding tetratricopeptide repeat protein: METGKTRRYLIACIVVTLFTLLPVVRNGFVNWDDNLYVYENPAIRTLSPAQVKSFFTSFYAANYHPLVLVSYAVEYRFFGLDPRPYHITNLTLHLTNCALVFWLIYLISRGNPFVSAGTALLFGIHPLHVEPVAWISGRKDVLYAFFFLAAAIAYIRSRGRQNGSVRMYGLSLVFFLCSLLSKPMAVTLPALLLLLIDWYWSREKLSGAAFRLIPFFAFSATAIALTARAQSAFNALRYDRILNLADNVMNAARGLVFYLAKTLVPVGLSCRYPPLDEIGGMLSPVLAAAVPILALLTVIVWVGGRYNRNIVFGAIFFLVTILPVLQLVPVGRALPADRYTYLPLIGLFYIAAEGVGRLLATVSRGRVALKLGLLAGLITLSVMSWNQTRVWKDSITLWSHVLQHYDNLSTAYYNRGLAHRNRGDYDSALADYNRAITLCEDCADVYNNRANIYLIRKQYEAALKDYSLAIQLMSEEPANEIRNRDLARVYTNRGILFLQQKSYDLAVSDVTAAVRLVPDFPEAYGHRAKAHAAMGRFDLAAADCTRLIGMNAQDAKAFYNRAYCHQMMGDQRRARADLDRARSLGLVPDPRVVETICEETRQ, from the coding sequence TTGGAAACAGGGAAGACCAGACGTTATCTTATTGCCTGCATTGTCGTTACTCTTTTCACCCTGCTGCCCGTGGTTCGCAACGGTTTTGTCAACTGGGACGACAACCTGTATGTGTATGAGAATCCGGCCATCCGGACGTTGTCGCCGGCGCAGGTTAAATCGTTTTTCACCTCATTCTACGCCGCCAATTATCATCCCCTGGTACTGGTTTCCTACGCGGTGGAATACCGCTTTTTCGGGCTTGACCCGAGGCCCTACCACATCACAAACCTCACCCTTCATTTAACTAACTGCGCACTGGTCTTCTGGCTGATTTACCTGATCTCCCGGGGAAATCCGTTCGTTTCCGCCGGCACGGCCCTGCTTTTCGGCATTCATCCCCTGCATGTCGAGCCGGTCGCCTGGATATCCGGGCGCAAGGATGTCCTCTATGCCTTTTTCTTTCTGGCCGCCGCCATCGCTTATATCCGATCCCGCGGCCGTCAAAACGGATCCGTCCGGATGTATGGGCTGTCGCTCGTTTTCTTTCTATGTTCGCTGCTGTCGAAACCCATGGCGGTAACACTCCCCGCCCTGCTGCTGTTGCTTATTGACTGGTATTGGAGCAGGGAGAAACTGTCGGGCGCCGCTTTCCGGCTGATTCCATTTTTTGCCTTTTCGGCAACTGCCATTGCGTTGACGGCCAGGGCCCAGAGCGCTTTTAACGCCCTCCGGTATGACCGGATTCTTAACCTGGCGGATAACGTCATGAACGCGGCCCGGGGACTGGTTTTTTATCTGGCCAAGACGCTTGTCCCGGTCGGACTCTCCTGCCGCTACCCGCCGCTGGATGAAATCGGCGGTATGCTTTCCCCGGTGCTGGCGGCGGCCGTCCCGATACTGGCGCTGCTGACGGTGATCGTGTGGGTTGGCGGCCGATATAACCGCAATATCGTGTTCGGCGCCATTTTTTTTCTGGTGACGATTCTGCCGGTGCTGCAGCTGGTGCCGGTGGGCCGGGCTCTGCCGGCGGACCGCTATACTTATCTGCCTCTTATCGGGCTCTTTTATATCGCCGCGGAGGGGGTTGGCCGTCTGCTGGCAACCGTCAGCAGAGGCCGCGTGGCCCTGAAGCTCGGGCTCCTTGCGGGACTGATAACGCTTTCCGTCATGTCCTGGAACCAGACGAGGGTCTGGAAGGACAGCATCACGCTCTGGAGCCATGTCCTCCAACATTATGACAATTTGTCCACCGCCTATTATAACCGGGGACTGGCGCACCGGAACCGGGGGGATTATGACAGCGCCCTGGCGGACTATAACCGCGCCATCACCCTGTGCGAGGACTGTGCCGATGTTTACAACAACCGGGCCAATATCTATCTGATAAGAAAACAATACGAAGCGGCCTTAAAAGACTATTCGCTGGCCATTCAACTGATGAGCGAAGAACCGGCCAATGAGATACGCAACCGGGACCTGGCCAGGGTCTATACCAATCGGGGGATACTCTTCCTGCAGCAGAAGTCGTATGACCTGGCAGTGTCGGATGTCACCGCGGCCGTCAGGCTCGTCCCGGATTTCCCGGAGGCCTACGGCCATCGGGCCAAAGCCCACGCGGCCATGGGGCGGTTTGATCTGGCGGCCGCCGACTGCACCCGGCTGATCGGTATGAACGCGCAGGACGCTAAAGCGTTCTACAACCGCGCTTACTGTCATCAAATGATGGGTGATCAACGCCGGGCCCGGGCGGATTTGGACAGGGCCCGGTCGCTGGGGTTGGTGCCGGATCCGCGTGTGGTCGAGACGATTTGCGAGGAGACCCGTCAGTGA
- a CDS encoding SDR family oxidoreductase, protein MKCLVTGATGFLGTNLVHELVKDGWRVRAFGLPGSPTDYIKGLPVEVVFGDITVPDDIDRAVSGCEVVFHVAGDTSWWKKHFARQRTINVDGTVNVAAACLRHGIRRMVHTCTIDAIGYNPDGIADETWQPYNYAGTGYNYADTKREGELRLRDYMGRGLDAVVIYPGSMLGPFDFTLQYGRLFFDLRDGKVPGCPAGGVSFGHVTEVARAHIAAAKKGRSGEGYVCAGVNITYRELFQAIAGYFGKSAPRLTLPRWVLVAYGHLMQALSTVTGTAPDMDPGMARYMSVKAFFDSSKAIRELDYVIPPLAQMLDDAYAWYRDNGFLKEEKGP, encoded by the coding sequence ATGAAATGTCTGGTAACCGGGGCTACCGGTTTTCTGGGCACCAACCTGGTGCATGAACTGGTCAAAGACGGCTGGCGGGTCAGGGCCTTCGGCCTGCCCGGCTCCCCGACCGATTATATCAAGGGCCTTCCGGTGGAGGTCGTCTTCGGCGACATCACCGTCCCGGATGACATCGACCGGGCCGTGTCCGGATGCGAAGTGGTTTTTCACGTGGCCGGCGACACCTCCTGGTGGAAAAAGCACTTTGCCAGACAGCGGACCATCAATGTGGACGGCACGGTGAACGTGGCCGCCGCCTGTCTCAGGCACGGCATCCGGCGAATGGTTCACACCTGCACCATCGACGCCATCGGATACAACCCCGACGGCATTGCCGATGAGACATGGCAGCCCTACAATTACGCCGGCACCGGGTATAATTACGCCGACACCAAACGCGAAGGCGAGCTACGCCTGAGGGATTACATGGGCCGGGGACTTGACGCGGTCGTCATCTATCCCGGGAGCATGCTCGGGCCTTTTGACTTCACGCTGCAGTATGGCCGGCTGTTTTTTGACTTGCGGGACGGCAAAGTGCCGGGCTGCCCGGCTGGCGGTGTCAGTTTCGGGCATGTGACGGAAGTGGCCCGGGCCCATATCGCGGCGGCAAAAAAAGGCCGTTCCGGTGAAGGGTACGTATGCGCCGGCGTCAATATAACCTACCGGGAACTGTTCCAGGCCATTGCCGGGTATTTCGGAAAATCGGCCCCGCGGCTGACCCTGCCCCGCTGGGTACTGGTCGCTTACGGGCATCTCATGCAGGCGCTTTCCACCGTAACCGGTACAGCCCCGGACATGGATCCCGGCATGGCCCGGTACATGTCGGTCAAAGCCTTTTTTGATTCCTCCAAGGCGATCAGGGAACTGGATTACGTGATCCCGCCCCTGGCCCAAATGCTGGACGACGCCTATGCCTGGTACCGGGACAACGGTTTTCTGAAAGAAGAAAAGGGGCCATAG
- a CDS encoding DUF748 domain-containing protein gives MKKIIVVLLFSFLFIALSSLPDMTQAETDKEDPAKLSYLNRKRLEILKKIITKNLPRRIRVGAMDTFLFGLQGARIDRFLMTENAKFLKAHPGINPVFMTAESILVRISPLMLLVGQVFVDEMTVNSPRYQIIRDKEGNFNFDDLSEAQDSKLLKWLRVKKLTVTDGEYRVHDDSALDGPVEYTVDDVDVLVTDFTIGEVFNLDIKARSPGASAQNMSLAGKAGPMELNQKNEEIPINGDLTVKDLPIIPYLGYSFPKNSPAKPVSGLINIGYHLNGDAWSGMALTGGLQLSEVVLQSADGAMSGEPINMDMTLREPITLSLKNDLLEMKGLDLCINGNRFSLSGKMTNLNGLPRVDTRVFTEDLKIETMNASYPFLLRAFPEQVSFGGDLDMDVRLAGNQTDATIEGRMDLTDLTFRFADYFFKPPQEPLTMDFKARVNTSQILEAGGKFEMGRFELGHYNFIEDILNRLLANAANQKEKEKLLECYRHLPHAFEKITGELSYKDDQARISDIRIVNLAPEKRPGIDAVLNGMVNFSDNSLNIKGEIIISEELSRRILDIAPGSALYLSNGSIVLGFLHTGTIDKFDLEIFPAGIQLAQGETPETFVSAQ, from the coding sequence ATGAAAAAAATCATTGTCGTCCTGCTGTTCTCTTTCCTCTTTATCGCCTTGAGCTCCTTGCCGGACATGACTCAGGCGGAGACCGATAAGGAAGACCCCGCCAAGCTGAGCTACCTTAACCGCAAGCGGCTTGAAATATTAAAAAAGATAATCACCAAAAATCTGCCTCGACGCATCCGCGTGGGCGCCATGGACACCTTTCTGTTCGGCCTGCAGGGAGCCCGCATTGACCGGTTCCTGATGACGGAAAACGCGAAATTTCTCAAAGCACACCCCGGCATCAACCCGGTGTTCATGACCGCGGAAAGCATTCTGGTACGGATCAGTCCTCTTATGCTTCTGGTCGGCCAGGTCTTTGTCGACGAAATGACGGTCAACTCCCCCCGCTATCAGATCATCCGCGACAAGGAAGGCAATTTCAATTTTGATGATCTCAGCGAGGCCCAGGACAGCAAACTGCTCAAATGGTTGCGCGTCAAAAAACTTACCGTTACCGACGGCGAGTATCGGGTCCATGACGACAGCGCCCTGGACGGTCCGGTGGAATATACCGTCGACGACGTGGATGTGCTGGTCACCGATTTTACCATCGGCGAGGTGTTCAATCTGGACATTAAGGCCAGGTCACCCGGCGCCTCCGCCCAGAACATGTCTCTGGCTGGAAAAGCCGGGCCCATGGAATTGAATCAGAAAAACGAAGAGATTCCCATCAACGGCGATCTGACCGTGAAGGATCTGCCCATCATTCCTTATCTTGGATACTCCTTCCCTAAGAACTCTCCGGCCAAGCCGGTATCGGGACTGATCAATATCGGCTATCATCTGAACGGCGACGCCTGGTCAGGCATGGCCCTGACCGGGGGCCTGCAGCTGAGCGAGGTGGTGCTTCAATCCGCCGACGGCGCCATGAGCGGTGAGCCCATCAATATGGATATGACCCTGCGCGAGCCGATCACCTTGTCCCTGAAAAACGATCTGCTGGAAATGAAGGGTCTTGATCTTTGCATCAACGGCAACCGGTTTTCTCTTTCCGGAAAAATGACCAACCTCAACGGACTACCCCGGGTCGATACCCGGGTTTTCACCGAAGACTTGAAGATTGAAACCATGAACGCCAGTTATCCCTTTCTGCTCAGGGCCTTTCCGGAACAGGTCAGCTTCGGCGGGGATCTTGACATGGACGTGCGGCTGGCGGGAAACCAGACGGACGCCACCATCGAGGGACGGATGGATCTGACAGACCTGACCTTCCGTTTTGCCGACTACTTCTTCAAGCCGCCGCAAGAGCCCCTGACCATGGATTTTAAGGCCAGGGTCAACACCAGCCAGATCCTGGAAGCAGGTGGCAAATTTGAAATGGGCCGATTTGAGCTGGGCCACTACAATTTTATCGAGGATATTTTGAACCGGCTGCTGGCCAACGCCGCCAACCAGAAAGAAAAAGAAAAACTGCTGGAATGCTACCGTCATCTGCCTCATGCCTTTGAAAAAATCACCGGCGAACTCTCGTATAAGGACGACCAGGCCCGGATCAGCGACATCCGTATCGTCAATCTGGCCCCGGAAAAGCGACCGGGCATTGATGCCGTCCTGAACGGCATGGTCAATTTCAGCGACAACTCGCTGAACATAAAGGGAGAGATCATCATTTCCGAGGAGCTGAGCCGGCGCATCCTCGACATAGCCCCCGGCAGCGCCCTTTATCTGTCCAACGGTTCCATTGTCCTCGGATTTCTCCATACCGGCACCATCGACAAGTTTGACCTGGAAATTTTTCCCGCGGGAATCCAGCTGGCCCAAGGGGAAACGCCGGAAACATTTGTCAGCGCTCAATAG
- a CDS encoding CoA-binding protein produces MDAEKKNRLDRMFSPRGLAVFGGVTKPGAFANMILTSLVAYGYPGALYPVSPAGGSVLGLRVRHSLDEVDGPVDLASISVPAEAVPGVLEDCLKHGVAGAEVHTSGFAETGEPGGVELQRKMKVIAGQGLPVIGPNCFGLHCPAGGITLLPGFDFSREPGSIALISQSGGIANDFGHEAIAAGLKISKVISYGNGCDLEATELLEYLAEDGDTRFIAAYLEGVRDGRRFIETVRAVSARKPVIIWKGGLTPLGARATLSHTGSLGGEEQVWQGALAQAGAIQVTGLDEMVDTLVALNYLKRRGRRIALAGGGGAIGVFSSDLAHRWGMDIPAFGDETRRRLAAYFPTPGNSVVNPLDTGTPAFPLEGLGGMIREITTREPVDVLLLIMLLHPLEVVPAAFMKTAGLTVDESPAEPYLTGLLNILTEIRATTDKDIAVVLENKTYRLEDVNVELIRRRVAGQYQRQGIAVYPSAERALRGIRNAAGIMEMTEK; encoded by the coding sequence ATGGACGCAGAAAAGAAGAACCGGCTGGACCGCATGTTCTCACCCCGGGGGCTGGCGGTGTTCGGGGGCGTGACCAAACCGGGCGCCTTTGCCAACATGATCCTGACCAGCCTGGTCGCCTACGGCTATCCAGGGGCGCTCTATCCCGTATCGCCGGCGGGAGGGTCGGTGCTGGGCCTTCGGGTACGTCACAGCCTGGATGAGGTGGACGGACCCGTCGACCTGGCCTCGATATCAGTGCCGGCGGAGGCGGTGCCGGGTGTTCTGGAAGATTGCCTGAAGCACGGGGTCGCCGGCGCCGAGGTCCACACTTCCGGATTCGCGGAAACCGGTGAACCTGGCGGGGTCGAGCTGCAGCGGAAGATGAAAGTTATCGCCGGGCAGGGACTGCCGGTCATCGGCCCCAACTGCTTTGGCCTCCATTGCCCGGCCGGGGGAATAACCCTGCTGCCCGGGTTCGATTTTTCCCGGGAACCGGGATCCATCGCCCTGATTTCCCAGAGCGGCGGGATAGCCAATGACTTTGGCCACGAAGCCATCGCCGCCGGGCTCAAAATCAGCAAAGTCATATCCTACGGCAACGGCTGCGATCTTGAAGCCACGGAGCTTCTGGAATATCTGGCCGAAGACGGGGACACCCGATTTATCGCGGCCTATCTTGAAGGGGTTCGGGACGGGCGCCGCTTCATTGAAACCGTCCGGGCCGTATCCGCCCGCAAGCCGGTAATCATCTGGAAGGGCGGACTCACCCCTCTCGGCGCCCGGGCCACGCTCAGCCATACCGGATCCCTGGGGGGCGAGGAGCAAGTATGGCAAGGCGCGCTGGCGCAGGCAGGGGCGATTCAGGTAACGGGTCTGGACGAAATGGTGGATACCCTGGTCGCCCTAAACTACCTTAAAAGGCGGGGCAGACGCATCGCCCTGGCCGGCGGCGGCGGCGCCATCGGCGTGTTCAGTTCCGACCTGGCGCACCGGTGGGGGATGGACATCCCGGCCTTTGGCGACGAAACCCGGCGCCGGCTGGCCGCCTATTTTCCCACCCCGGGAAACAGCGTGGTCAACCCCCTGGACACCGGTACGCCGGCGTTCCCGCTGGAAGGCCTGGGCGGCATGATCCGGGAAATCACAACCCGGGAACCGGTGGATGTCCTGTTACTGATCATGCTGCTGCATCCCCTGGAGGTGGTCCCGGCCGCGTTCATGAAAACCGCCGGGCTGACGGTGGACGAATCGCCGGCCGAGCCTTACCTGACCGGCCTGTTGAATATTTTAACCGAAATCAGAGCCACCACGGACAAAGACATTGCCGTTGTCCTGGAAAACAAGACCTACCGGCTGGAAGATGTCAACGTGGAGCTGATACGAAGGCGGGTTGCCGGTCAGTATCAACGCCAGGGGATAGCCGTTTACCCTTCCGCGGAGAGAGCCCTGCGGGGCATCCGCAATGCCGCCGGGATAATGGAAATGACCGAAAAATGA
- a CDS encoding PilZ domain-containing protein, which translates to MNTSEIVSGQEKIDIFSQMEKEGIIINVHLRGSCLKHLAVIKRLTTKKKEWYFLIECPQSFKSAKPEVSEWELAFAFIGDQGVPYRFITSGGGMVGDRDVLIPVPESIERIHRRKHFRIRCHPAALLKAKTDGGEVAMKMVDISQGGSLVMFPDNKGRMLAKGQILMNIRIMLLPGEKEEESLRVGRAEVRSVSLEPKSGLYHFGLMFADLNQREEKAIKDRIYVDQRQTLRKKSM; encoded by the coding sequence ATGAATACCAGCGAAATTGTCAGCGGGCAGGAAAAGATAGACATCTTCAGCCAAATGGAGAAAGAGGGGATCATTATTAATGTTCACCTGCGGGGGTCCTGCTTAAAACACCTGGCGGTCATCAAACGGCTGACAACCAAAAAAAAGGAGTGGTATTTTCTGATCGAGTGTCCCCAATCATTCAAGTCCGCCAAGCCTGAAGTTAGTGAGTGGGAGCTGGCTTTCGCTTTTATCGGTGATCAGGGTGTCCCCTATCGGTTCATCACCAGCGGGGGCGGCATGGTCGGCGACCGGGATGTGCTGATTCCGGTTCCGGAATCCATTGAGCGAATTCACCGGAGAAAACATTTTCGCATCAGATGCCACCCGGCGGCACTGCTGAAAGCCAAAACCGACGGGGGTGAGGTGGCGATGAAGATGGTCGATATCAGCCAGGGCGGCTCACTGGTCATGTTCCCGGACAACAAGGGCCGGATGCTGGCCAAGGGACAGATCCTGATGAACATCCGGATCATGCTCCTGCCCGGTGAAAAGGAAGAGGAGTCGCTGCGGGTCGGCCGGGCCGAAGTCCGGAGCGTGTCCCTTGAGCCCAAAAGCGGCCTCTATCATTTCGGGCTGATGTTCGCCGATCTGAACCAGCGGGAAGAAAAAGCCATCAAAGACCGGATTTATGTGGATCAGCGGCAGACGCTGAGAAAAAAATCCATGTAA
- a CDS encoding type II toxin-antitoxin system prevent-host-death family antitoxin, producing MAIQTTYTQARAGLASLLDAVTENREVVIIQRRGREDVAMITADELAGVLETAHLLRSPRNAKRLLTALERVRKGSGSPQKIDDLRKEVGFE from the coding sequence ATGGCAATTCAAACAACATATACTCAAGCCCGGGCAGGCCTGGCTTCTTTATTGGATGCCGTCACCGAAAACCGGGAAGTCGTAATTATCCAGCGACGTGGTCGTGAAGATGTGGCCATGATAACCGCTGACGAGTTGGCTGGTGTGCTCGAAACAGCGCACCTTCTCCGGTCACCCCGAAACGCAAAAAGACTGCTTACAGCGCTTGAAAGAGTCCGTAAAGGATCAGGTTCCCCTCAAAAGATTGATGACCTTCGAAAAGAGGTCGGCTTTGAGTAA
- a CDS encoding Txe/YoeB family addiction module toxin, with translation MSKKERTPSGTKQLKESVFQPEFREDLRYWVETDRKTALRVFQLIEAIMRDPFQGIGKPEPLKFLGAGVWSRRITQEHRLVYVVEHDKVDFVQARYHY, from the coding sequence TTGAGTAAGAAGGAGAGAACCCCATCTGGTACTAAACAACTGAAAGAATCTGTATTCCAACCAGAATTCAGAGAGGATCTGCGGTACTGGGTGGAGACTGATCGCAAGACAGCTCTTCGAGTTTTTCAACTGATCGAGGCGATTATGCGAGACCCCTTTCAGGGTATTGGTAAGCCTGAACCGCTTAAGTTTTTAGGCGCTGGTGTCTGGTCTCGTCGGATAACGCAGGAACATCGGCTGGTTTATGTCGTTGAACATGATAAAGTCGATTTTGTGCAAGCACGTTATCATTATTGA
- a CDS encoding alpha/beta hydrolase yields the protein MPFLNRDNASIYYEDTGAGEPVVAVHGLIENTAYWNLSGITGRLTMAGYRVAAMDMRGHGRTVTAGEPAGDDAETVAADFEALADHLGLGRFYLLTHSTGGFAASRWAMNNSARLAGLILTNTSSATSPFPGTKEQRDQFYEKFAASFEKQTWEQIIEYVKRKPFPFFRGIAETTDNAVMWDKAFEMIRIGDRNRIAAFVRSFYRDPDMMVAGLKKIACPVLIIVGEKDDLFIEPSRIMAQHIPDCRYVMFEDIGHMTAIEAPDRLADELLRFLTAHPVNRADTA from the coding sequence ATGCCGTTTTTAAACAGAGACAACGCATCCATATATTATGAGGATACCGGGGCTGGTGAGCCGGTGGTGGCCGTTCACGGCCTGATCGAAAACACCGCCTACTGGAACCTTTCCGGGATAACCGGCCGGCTGACAATGGCCGGGTATCGGGTGGCGGCCATGGACATGCGCGGCCATGGCCGCACCGTGACGGCGGGCGAACCGGCCGGTGATGACGCCGAAACCGTGGCCGCGGATTTTGAAGCACTGGCCGATCATCTCGGCCTGGGCCGCTTTTACCTGCTGACCCATTCTACCGGCGGTTTCGCGGCCTCCCGCTGGGCCATGAACAACAGCGCCCGTCTGGCCGGGCTGATCCTGACCAACACCAGTTCGGCCACCAGCCCGTTCCCGGGCACAAAGGAGCAACGGGATCAGTTCTATGAAAAGTTTGCCGCCAGTTTTGAAAAACAGACCTGGGAACAGATCATAGAATACGTCAAGCGCAAGCCCTTTCCCTTTTTCCGGGGGATCGCCGAGACGACGGACAACGCCGTCATGTGGGACAAGGCTTTTGAGATGATCCGTATCGGCGACCGGAACCGTATCGCCGCTTTTGTCCGGTCTTTTTACCGGGACCCGGACATGATGGTGGCGGGATTGAAAAAGATTGCCTGCCCGGTGCTGATCATTGTCGGGGAAAAGGACGATCTGTTTATCGAACCGTCCCGGATCATGGCGCAACATATCCCCGACTGCCGCTATGTGATGTTTGAAGACATCGGCCATATGACCGCCATCGAGGCCCCGGACCGCCTGGCGGACGAACTGCTCCGCTTTCTGACCGCCCACCCGGTGAACCGGGCAGACACTGCCTGA
- a CDS encoding vitamin B12 dependent-methionine synthase activation domain-containing protein → MANNISLKLTPPLARDILTGAIRHLGYPGPEAVSDHISAQIKEGIEECLRLARVESMCRATDFSGLEKTAINGNGLRLETVNWTRLAARMIDIRELCCFAVTLGGAIDDRIRELGKAAMLKALMLDAAASVLAEMYADRIQQEVGRYYRDKGWQSSARFSPGYCDWPLKEGQEALIPFLRPGTIGIHVSSTGLMIPRKSVSGAIIAAKTMPTVSPCYLCVRECAHRRSPYEAGGNR, encoded by the coding sequence ATGGCAAATAACATTTCGCTCAAACTGACGCCTCCCCTGGCCAGGGATATCCTGACCGGTGCCATCCGTCACCTGGGATACCCCGGCCCGGAGGCGGTCAGCGATCATATCTCTGCTCAGATAAAAGAGGGCATCGAAGAATGCCTCCGGCTTGCCCGGGTGGAATCGATGTGTCGGGCAACGGATTTTTCCGGCCTGGAAAAAACCGCCATAAACGGAAACGGCCTGAGACTGGAAACCGTCAACTGGACGCGGCTGGCTGCCCGCATGATAGACATCCGCGAGCTCTGCTGTTTCGCGGTCACCCTGGGCGGCGCCATCGACGACCGGATCAGAGAACTGGGCAAAGCCGCCATGCTCAAGGCGCTGATGCTCGACGCCGCGGCTTCCGTGCTGGCCGAGATGTATGCCGACCGAATCCAGCAGGAGGTGGGGCGTTATTACAGGGACAAGGGATGGCAATCCAGCGCCCGGTTCAGCCCGGGCTACTGCGATTGGCCCCTGAAAGAAGGGCAGGAGGCCCTTATCCCTTTCCTTAGGCCGGGAACCATTGGCATTCACGTATCGTCTACAGGGTTGATGATTCCCCGCAAATCAGTGAGCGGGGCGATCATCGCGGCCAAAACCATGCCCACCGTCAGCCCCTGCTATCTCTGCGTCAGGGAGTGCGCCCACCGGCGCTCACCTTATGAAGCCGGCGGCAACCGATAA
- a CDS encoding uroporphyrinogen decarboxylase family protein has translation MNTARKLYPRDTMTAQQRFDAVVRLEKPDRVPLSLMLYYYAPIHAGVKMSQYMSDQTTYKRVMKQVWEEIGPWDIYYNINPYSRLLYNYVMMMRELWPGIELEENAMSKIDEIQYMEPEDYDRAIQSSPLLADMLFRLRMLPRFSQEAQGKGMPAILAMMARGLIGQMLFWRSDFKWWRSQGAVVQIGYQAEMPFDTFSQARNVINFSADLFKRPEKIGRAATHLARNFADSAILFCKLTGVPTVQCYCHRTSNSFISPKQFTELAFPSLEIIVNRVIDAGLTPILHCDGDWLKNLKTLRRLPAKKIIIQLDGLTDIFAAKQEIGDHMCIFGDVPAAKLVTGTVAEVEEYCHRLIEEVGRGGGFILAGG, from the coding sequence ATGAACACAGCCAGAAAGCTCTACCCCCGGGACACCATGACGGCCCAGCAGCGGTTTGACGCCGTGGTCCGCCTGGAAAAACCGGACAGGGTGCCCCTGTCCCTGATGCTCTACTATTACGCCCCGATTCACGCCGGGGTCAAAATGAGTCAGTACATGAGCGATCAGACGACATATAAAAGAGTGATGAAACAGGTCTGGGAGGAGATCGGTCCCTGGGACATCTATTACAACATCAACCCTTACTCCCGACTGCTGTATAATTATGTAATGATGATGCGGGAACTCTGGCCCGGCATCGAACTGGAAGAAAACGCCATGTCCAAGATCGACGAGATTCAGTACATGGAGCCCGAAGATTATGACCGGGCGATCCAGTCCTCGCCGCTGCTGGCGGACATGCTCTTCCGGCTGCGCATGCTGCCCCGGTTCAGCCAGGAAGCCCAGGGCAAAGGAATGCCGGCCATACTCGCCATGATGGCCAGAGGACTCATCGGCCAGATGCTGTTCTGGCGCAGTGATTTCAAATGGTGGCGCAGCCAGGGGGCCGTCGTCCAGATCGGCTACCAGGCGGAAATGCCCTTTGACACTTTTTCCCAGGCCCGCAACGTCATCAACTTTTCTGCCGACCTGTTCAAGCGGCCGGAAAAAATCGGCCGGGCCGCCACCCATCTGGCCCGCAACTTTGCTGATTCCGCTATTTTGTTCTGTAAGCTTACCGGGGTGCCCACGGTTCAGTGTTACTGCCACCGCACCTCCAACAGCTTTATCTCTCCCAAGCAGTTCACCGAACTGGCTTTTCCCAGCCTGGAAATCATCGTCAACCGCGTCATCGACGCCGGCCTGACGCCCATTCTGCACTGCGACGGCGACTGGCTGAAAAATCTCAAAACCCTGCGCCGCCTGCCCGCTAAAAAAATCATTATCCAGCTGGACGGGCTGACCGATATTTTCGCGGCCAAGCAGGAGATCGGCGACCACATGTGTATCTTCGGCGACGTACCGGCTGCCAAGCTGGTCACCGGCACGGTCGCCGAGGTGGAGGAGTACTGCCACCGCCTGATCGAGGAGGTCGGCCGGGGAGGCGGCTTCATCCTGGCCGGCGGCTGA